A genomic region of Candidozyma auris chromosome 5, complete sequence contains the following coding sequences:
- a CDS encoding transcription elongation factor DST1, with amino-acid sequence MDVKDIKSTVSNLEKSTDDTTILKLLNILNDGIEPTEKLLRETKVGVAVNKFRSNGNSEISTLVKRMIKKWKEVVQNEKNAKKAQSAKDTSSSPSGSATPARPAPGSTGGKFHSGPRNPKTDGVDTTIYDNATRNASVSALYTALAIERDDDSKTIINVAIKIESEVFAEEYSKVNDVYRNKLRTLTMNLRNKKNPDLRANLLTGSLKPEKFIKMTPNEMAPEALRQEMEKLHKQNLFDAQGATEKRAVTDRFTCGKCKHKRVSYYQMQTRSADEPLTTFCTCENCGNRWKFS; translated from the coding sequence ATGGACGTGAAAGACATAAAGTCAACGGTCTccaacttggagaagtcaaCGGATGACACGACgatcttgaagcttttgaacATCCTCAACGACGGCATCGAGCCCACAGAGAAGCTCTTACGAGAAACAAAAGTTGGTGTAGCGGTGAACAAGTTCCGGTCAAATGGAAACAGCGAAATCAGCACGTTAGTGAAGAGAATGATCAAGAAATGGAAGGAGGTAGTGCAGAACGAGAAGAACGCTAAAAAGGCACAGTCAGCTAAAGACACTTCATCGTCTCCTTCTGGCTCAGCTACGCCAGCAAGACCAGCTCCAGGCTCCACAGGAGGCAAATTCCACAGTGGGCCTCGAAACCCGAAGACCGACGGCGTTGATACCACCATCTACGACAACGCGACCCGAAACGCCTCGGTAAGCGCCTTGTACACTGCATTAGCAATAGAACGAGACGACGATTCAAAAACCATCATAAATGTGGCAATCAAGATAGAGAGTGAAGTGTTTGCCGAGGAATACAGTAAAGTAAACGACGTATACAGAAATAAGTTGAGAACGCTCACGATGAACTTGCggaacaagaagaatccaGACTTAAGAGCCAATTTGTTGACCGGATCGTTAAAACCAGAGaagttcatcaaaatgACCCCCAACGAGATGGCTCCTGAGGCGTTGAGACAggagatggagaaattgCACAAGCAAAATCTTTTCGACGCTCAGGGTGCTACAGAAAAGAGAGCTGTCACTGATAGGTTCACGTGTGGCAAGTGTAAGCACAAGAGGGTGAGTTACTACCAGATGCAGACGAGGTCTGCCGATGAGCCCTTGACGACGTTTTGTACGTGTGAAAATTGCGGCAACCGCTGGAAATTTTCTTAG
- the CYS4 gene encoding cystathionine beta-synthase CYS4 has protein sequence MSPLPPLADDILEFIGNTPMIKLNKIPQSYGIKANVYAKVELFNSGGSIKDRIAKNMILEAEKQGRIKPGYTLIEPTSGNTGIGLALVGAVRGYRTIITLPEKMSNEKVSVLKALGAEIIRTPTEAAWDSPESHIGVAQKLERELPNAVILDQYGNEANPKAHYYGTGYEIWEQTEGKVTHLVAGTGTGGTISGISQYLKEKNPNVKIIGADPKGSILAQPESLNDTTEGYLVEGIGYDFIPDVLNRTRVDHWIKTDDAESFKLARRIIREEGILVGGSSGSALQAALEVAKDLTENDTVVVVFPDSIRSYLSTFADDEWMKTNGFEVEETNSAANKTDDFLHNKTIADLVAGKPPVVTVTLADTVGKTFELLKTNGFDQLPVLSSNGKLIGLITLSKILKSLSTKKVQMTNSIRGIFLDFRKLADFEKSFSISKESGFTKRSYEPITMSTPLHLLNKFFETHSNAIITDDELKPVQIVTKVDLLSFLAKNASY, from the coding sequence ATGCTGCCTCTTCCTCCACTTGCGGATGACATTCTCGAGTTCATCGGGAACACGCCCatgatcaagttgaacaaaaTCCCCCAGTCGTACGGCATCAAGGCCAACGTGTACGCCAAGGTGGAATTGTTCAACCTGGGTGGTTCCATCAAGGACAGAATCGCCAAAAACATGATTTTGGAGGCCGAAAAACAGGGCAGAATTAAACCAGGCTACACTTTGATCGAGCCAACCTCCGGTAACACCGGAATTGGCTTGGCTCTTGTAGGTGCCGTGAGAGGCTACAGAACCATCATCACTTTGCCAGAGAAGATGTCGAACGAGAAAGTATCTGTGTTGAAGGCCTTGGGCGCTGAGATCATCAGAACCCCTACAGAGGCTGCTTGGGACTCACCTGAGTCTCACATTGGTGTTGCTCAGAAGTTGGAGAGAGAGCTCCCTAATGCAGTGATTTTGGATCAGTACGGTAACGAAGCTAACCCCAAGGCCCACTACTACGGCACCGGTTACGAGATCTGGGAACAGACCGAAGGTAAGGTCACTCATCTTGTTGCTGGAACGGGCACTGGTGGTACTATCTCGGGTATTTCCCaatacttgaaggagaagaaccCTAATGTGAAGATCATCGGTGCTGATCCTAAGGGCTCCATCTTGGCCCAGCCAGAGTCCCTCAACGACACGACGGAGGGCTACCTTGTTGAGGGTATTGGTTACGATTTCATTCCTGACGTTTTGAACAGAACTCGTGTGGACCACTGGATCAAGACTGACGATGCTGAgtccttcaagttggccagAAGAATCatcagagaagaaggtatTCTTGTTGGCGGCTCCTCGGGTTCCGCTTTGCAGGCTGCTTTGGAAGTTGCCAAGGACTTGACCGAAAACGATACCGTGGTTGTCGTTTTCCCCGACTCCATCAGATCGTACTTGTCTACGTTTGCTGACGACGAGTGGATGAAGACTAATGGCTTCGAGGTCGAAGAAACCAATTCCGCAGCTAACAAGACTGACGACTTCTTGCACAACAAGACAATTGCCGATCTCGTCGCTGGTAAGCCACCAGTTGTCACCGTCACTTTGGCTGACACCGTCGGTAAGACGTTTGAGTTACTTAAAACCAACGGTTTTGACCAGTTGCCTGTATTGAGCTCGAACGGTAAGTTGATTGGGTTGATCACCTTgtccaagatcttgaagtccTTGTCTACCAAAAAAGTTCAGATGACCAACTCCATCAGAGGCATTTTCTTAGACTTCAGGAAATTGGCAGACTTTGAAAAGTCGTTTAGCATCAGCAAGGAGTCTGGCTTCACCAAGAGATCCTACGAACCAATCACGATGTCTACTCCCTTGCACCTTTTgaacaagttctttgaaACCCACTCCAACGCCATCATCACCGACGACGAGTTGAAGCCCGTGCAGATTGTCACCAAGGTCGACCTACTCTcctttttggcaaagaaTGCCTCCTACTAA
- the PTR3 gene encoding Ptr3p, producing the protein MAARPGLTIKNEFGGKSKSDSYDAGESVHSKLKSWVHLSCCLSRRFLILTGTKGVVRVLNADPALGDVGAPVYTYLTNFPIRCVSVAPKENLVACGITARERMSGKQQPFIILHQLEMESSHKVTAVHPLTITVPYRDPLKVISFNSSSTHLICCTVYEMRYFIIRLRATATSVCKKPILLWSDMRVASRQKFTDEMPGDRSYDANVDDQMMDSEGITDIKFGLPGTNTIAITNSSWNSRPSLLVKLEGPPIDTLGGTPSNISSDLLSKEEGDEGDDEGESQITDYDVMLKVPEIGSSIYRVQFSPRGDSILFLDKSGRLFLVSTPNARTSSRSQTKKIIVLLGEAANAVRPNEAASMAYSSDGGKIFVVDRRGLFQIFDFTKGIPGKDPDVIKCKIVSV; encoded by the coding sequence ATGGCAGCCAGACCTGGGCTTACCATCAAGAACGAGTTTGGCGGGAAAAGCAAAAGCGATAGCTACGACGCCGGTGAAAGTGTTCACTCGAAATTGAAGCTGTGGGTGCATCTTTCTTGCTGCCTTTCTCGAAGATTTCTCATTCTCACTGGTACCAAGGGCGTGGTGCGAGTGTTGAACGCTGACCCTGctcttggtgatgttggcgCTCCAGTGTATACGTACTTGACCAACTTTCCTATACGTTGTGTGTCTGTTGCACCCAAAGAAAACCTCGTGGCGTGTGGGATCACCGCAAGAGAACGAATGTCAGGAAAACAGCAGCCGTTCATCATTCTCCACCAGCTTGAGATGGAGCTGCTGCACAAAGTCACGGCCGTGCACCCTCTCACCATCACAGTGCCTTACCGGGATCCTTTGAAAGtgatttccttcaattcGTCATCTACCCATCTCATTTGCTGCACAGTATACGAAATGCGCTACTTCATCATTCGTCTCAGAGCTACAGCTACCAGTGTATGCAAGAAGCCCATCCTCCTATGGTCAGACATGCGGGTTGCCTCGAGACAAAAGTTCACCGATGAGATGCCTGGCGACAGAAGCTACGACGCCAACGTCGATGATCAGATGATGGACAGCGAGGGCATCACAGACATCAAGTTTGGTCTCCCTGGAACCAATACCATTGCCATCACAAACTCATCGTGGAATAGCCGTCCCTCCTTGCTTGTGAAGCTTGAAGGTCCTCCAATTGACACCCTAGGTGGCACTCCCTCAAATATTTCTTCCGACCTcttgagcaaagaagaaggagatgagGGCGATGACGAAGGAGAGCTGCAGATCACCGACTACGACGTGATGTTGAAAGTGCCCGAGATCGGCTCCTCCATCTACAGAGTACAGTTCTCCCCACGTGGCGACAGTATCCTCTTCTTGGATAAGTCAGGCAGgctctttcttgtttcCACTCCCAATGCTCGAACGAGCTCAAGATCacagacaaaaaaaatcattgttcttcttggagaggCTGCCAATGCAGTGAGACCAAATGAAGCCGCCTCAATGGCGTACTCGTCAGATGGCGGTAAAATCTTTGTGGTGGACAGAAGGGGCCTCTTTCAGAtctttgacttcaccaaagGCATTCCAGGTAAAGATCCCGACGTGATCAAGTGCAAGATTGTCAGTGTTTAG